Part of the Hallerella porci genome is shown below.
GTCACAACGACCGAAGGCTATGTCCGCGTGATGGCGGGCGCAGGCACCGGGAAAACGAAAGCGCTGACAGCGCGTTATGCGTATTTAGTTTCAGAACTCGGCATTTCTCCTTCGAATATTCTCACGGTCACATTTACAAATCGTGCGGCGAACGAAATGAAAAGTCGCATTCGTACAATGCTCGGCGATTTGGACTTGGGGCAAATCAGCACGATTCACGCATTTTGCGCGCGATTTTTAAAAGACGAAATTAATCGATTAGGTTATCCGAAAAGTTTTATTGTCATCGATACCGATGATGAAAAAGAAATGCTGCAACGCATTTTTGCGGACATGAAAATTTCTCTGCGTGAAACGACGATGCAGCGGACAATCGATGAAGTGCTCGAAGCGGGCAAAATGACCGATGCGTATATCGATGAATTTTTACGGATTAGCGCTGAAGAATTGCTGCAAAAAATTGCGGATGAGCCGGACAAAAAACGTCAAATATTTTTCCGCTATCTTTACGAGCAAAAGAAAAATTTTGGACTAGATTTTAACGATCTTATCAATTTTACGGCGTACATTTTGGAAAAATTTTCGGAAGCGCGAGAACATTGGCAGAATCGCATTCAGTATGTGATGGTCGATGAATTTCAAGATGTGAGCAAGAAGCAATATAAAATTGCGCAAATTCTTTCGGCGAAGCACGGCAATCTTTTTATCGTGGGCGATAGCGATCAGACAATTTATTCGTGGCGCGGATCGCATGTGCGTTTATTCTTGGATTTTGATAAAACTTATCCGCAGTCCAAAACGATAATTCTCAAAGAAAATTATCGCAGCACGCCGCAGATTTTAAAAGCTGCCAACGAATTGATTTCGCATAATGCGGTGCGTTTTCCGAAGGAATTACACGCGAATCACGCCGACGGAAAAAAGCCGATTTATTTTCACGGCAAAGATCAAAAAGCCGGATCGAATTGGATTGCAGATACGATTGGAAAGCTCGTTTCCGAAGGCGCTAATTTAGGCGACATCGCAATTCTTTATCGCGCGCATTCGATGTCGCGACCGGTGGAAGAAATTTTAATTCAACGCAAAATTCCGTATCGCATTCTCGCGGGCATTTCATTTTACGAACGCCGAGAAATCAAAGATGTCATCGCATATTTGCGAATGCTCACGACACAAGATGACATTGCATTTTTGCGAACAATCAATTCTCCGCCGCGGAAAATCGGCAAAAAGAAATTGGAATTTTTAAAAGAATATGCGCAAGAAAATCGAATTTCTTATTACAACGCATTGCTTGAAAATTTAGAAAGCGCTGTTTTCAAAGGCACCGCTGCAAAGAAATATGTGGACGCGATTACGAATACGCGAAAAGGTTTAGAGAATAAACGCATCGACGATGTGCTCGATGAAATTTTAGACTTGTCCGGTTACACGGAATTTTTGCGGATGGACGCTGACCAAGATCGTTTGGATAATGTCGCCGAATTAAAGCAAGCGATGGAAATTGCAGCAAAAGATCCGGACGCAAATCTCGAAGATTTTTTATCGCGCGTTGCGCTCTACGGCATGTTGGATAAAGAAGACCGCACGAATTCGGTGAAGCTCGTCAGCGTGCATTCGGCAAAGGGTTTGGAATTTCCGAATGTCTTTATCGTCGGGCTTTCGGAAGGCATGTTCCCAAGCGCAAAAATTGAAACTCTCGAAGAAATGGAAGAAGAACGCCGCATCGCTTATGTCGCTTTTACGCGGGCAAAAGAGCGTTTGTTCTTAACGGAAAATGAAGGCGGTAGCATCGGCAGCCGTTTTCCTTCGCGATTTATTTTTGATGCGGGCGAAGAAAATTTGGAAATGGTAAATCCGCTGCCCGATGATTTAAAAGCAGAAGCTCTGCAAAAAATTCAGCAGAGCATTGAGCACATGACGCTTTTGCAAAATTTATTTTTTGTCGGCGATCGTGTGCTGCACAAAATTTTTGGCGAAGGCACGATTGTGGAAATCGATAATGCGGCATCGGCTTACGTCATTCAATTTGATCAATTAGCGACGACGCGCAGTTTACAATTCACCGCAAAATTAGAACGGGTGCAAGGATGAAGTCGCTCGTCTGCGATTTCTCGGGAATATACCGTGAACAAAAATTTTGCAACGGAGAAAATTTTCGCTGGTTAGATTGTTCAAAAATTCGCGGCACCGATTGTTATTTAGACGACGAAGCGAAAGCAGAAATTCAAAAAATTTTTGCGCAAGAAGAATTGCGAAATATTCATTTTATCGATTCGGGCAATTATCATTATCTTTCGAAATTGTGGACGGACCGCATCCAAGAAAAATTTAACTTGCTCGTTTTCGATCATCATTCGGATATGCAAGCGCCTGCGTTTGAAGGCATTCTTTCTTGCGGCGGTTGGGTAAAAGCGACGCTCGATGAAAATCCGTTTTTGCAAAATGTTTTTCTTTTTGGAATCCGCGAAGATCATGCGCTCGCCATAGAAAAAAAATATCGCAGTCGCGTTTTTGTAAAAACCGAAACGGAATGCGCCCAAGAAAATTTTGAATACGAATTACCCGCAGAGGCGTTGAGTTTTCCCGTTTACATTTCGCTCGATAAAGATGCGCTTCCCGAAAATGAATTAAAAACGAATTGGGATGCGGGCAGTTTTCCTCTGAAAAAATGGGAAAAAGTTTTGCAAAAATTTATCGGAAAAAATTCTGTCTTGGGAATTGATATTTGCGGCGAGCCTTCGCTTCAAAGAGAATTTTCAGAAGATTTAGAACAAAGTAATCAAATCAATTTCCGCTTAGAAAAATGGCTGCGGAAACTTTTTGAATAAAAAAAAGCCGCAAGTTTTTTGCTTGCGACTTTCCCTGGATGTAATTTCTAAAAATTGAGTTTTGGATTAGCCTTCGAAAAGCCAAGTCGAAAGGTAACGTTCGCCGGTATCGGGGAGAAGTGCGACGATTGTTTTGCCTTTATTTTCGGGGCGCTTTGCAATGGTGAGCGCCGCTTCGAGAGCAGCTCCCGAAGAAATGCCGACGAGCAAACCTTCTTCTTTGGCGGCGCGGCGAGCGATTGTCCCCGCTTTCACGTCATTCGTCAGATAAATTTCGTCGATGATTTTCGGGGCGTAAACTTTCGGCACAAATCCCGGACCAATGCCTTGAATTTTGTGCGGGCCTGCGGGCTTTCCCGAGAGAACTGCAGAAGTGTCCGGTTCGACGACGACGATTTTCACATTCGGATTCTGGCTCTTGAGATAAGTTCCAACGCCGGTAACGGTTCCGCCGGTTCCTGCAGCCGAAACGAAAATGTCCACTTTGCCTTCGGTATCTTTCCAGATTTCCGGGCCAGTTGTTTTGATATGCGCTTCGGGATTTGCAGGGTTTTCAAATTGCTGCGGAATGAAAGAACCCGGAGTTTGTGCTGCGATTTCGTTTGCCTTTGCGATAGCGCCTTTCATGCCGGATTTGCCGTCGGTTAAGACGAGTTCTGCGCCGAGAGCGGCGAGAAGTTTGCGGCGTTCAATGCTCATCGTTTCGGGCATCGTGAGAATAATGTGGTAGCCTTTTACTGCGGCGACGTAAGCGAGTCCGACGCCGGTGTTTCCGCTGGTCGGTTCGATAATCACAGAACCCGGTTTGAGTTTGCCTGCTTTTTCGGCGGATTCGATCATCGCGAGAGCGACGCGGTCTTTCACGCTCGAAAGCGGGTTGAAAGATTCAACTTTGACGTAAACTTCGGCTTCGCTATCGTTCAATTTGTTGATGCGGACGAGCAGAGTATTTCCAATGAGATCGGTAATTTTATTGACTTTCATGTTTTCTCCTTGTTGTTTCCGCAGATAATATAAAATGAAAATTTCTCTCCGGCAAGAGTTAATTCCTATTTTTTTAATAATTTTTGTATCATTTCAAAAACGATGATTTTTGAGGCTTTAAAACAAAAAAGCGAAGATTCCGCAGAACCTTCGCCTTGAATTTTGAAGAGATAAATTATTGGAGACGAACCGGAACCGTGGTGCGGTTGCTGCCGAGTTTCATCACGACAAATCCTGCGCCGCGGTAAT
Proteins encoded:
- a CDS encoding arginase family protein; amino-acid sequence: MKSLVCDFSGIYREQKFCNGENFRWLDCSKIRGTDCYLDDEAKAEIQKIFAQEELRNIHFIDSGNYHYLSKLWTDRIQEKFNLLVFDHHSDMQAPAFEGILSCGGWVKATLDENPFLQNVFLFGIREDHALAIEKKYRSRVFVKTETECAQENFEYELPAEALSFPVYISLDKDALPENELKTNWDAGSFPLKKWEKVLQKFIGKNSVLGIDICGEPSLQREFSEDLEQSNQINFRLEKWLRKLFE
- a CDS encoding ATP-dependent helicase, with protein sequence MTETFKALNAEQLLAVTTTEGYVRVMAGAGTGKTKALTARYAYLVSELGISPSNILTVTFTNRAANEMKSRIRTMLGDLDLGQISTIHAFCARFLKDEINRLGYPKSFIVIDTDDEKEMLQRIFADMKISLRETTMQRTIDEVLEAGKMTDAYIDEFLRISAEELLQKIADEPDKKRQIFFRYLYEQKKNFGLDFNDLINFTAYILEKFSEAREHWQNRIQYVMVDEFQDVSKKQYKIAQILSAKHGNLFIVGDSDQTIYSWRGSHVRLFLDFDKTYPQSKTIILKENYRSTPQILKAANELISHNAVRFPKELHANHADGKKPIYFHGKDQKAGSNWIADTIGKLVSEGANLGDIAILYRAHSMSRPVEEILIQRKIPYRILAGISFYERREIKDVIAYLRMLTTQDDIAFLRTINSPPRKIGKKKLEFLKEYAQENRISYYNALLENLESAVFKGTAAKKYVDAITNTRKGLENKRIDDVLDEILDLSGYTEFLRMDADQDRLDNVAELKQAMEIAAKDPDANLEDFLSRVALYGMLDKEDRTNSVKLVSVHSAKGLEFPNVFIVGLSEGMFPSAKIETLEEMEEERRIAYVAFTRAKERLFLTENEGGSIGSRFPSRFIFDAGEENLEMVNPLPDDLKAEALQKIQQSIEHMTLLQNLFFVGDRVLHKIFGEGTIVEIDNAASAYVIQFDQLATTRSLQFTAKLERVQG
- the cysK gene encoding cysteine synthase A; protein product: MKVNKITDLIGNTLLVRINKLNDSEAEVYVKVESFNPLSSVKDRVALAMIESAEKAGKLKPGSVIIEPTSGNTGVGLAYVAAVKGYHIILTMPETMSIERRKLLAALGAELVLTDGKSGMKGAIAKANEIAAQTPGSFIPQQFENPANPEAHIKTTGPEIWKDTEGKVDIFVSAAGTGGTVTGVGTYLKSQNPNVKIVVVEPDTSAVLSGKPAGPHKIQGIGPGFVPKVYAPKIIDEIYLTNDVKAGTIARRAAKEEGLLVGISSGAALEAALTIAKRPENKGKTIVALLPDTGERYLSTWLFEG